The proteins below come from a single Micromonospora citrea genomic window:
- a CDS encoding dTMP kinase: MSRSPEARRGRARLRAVALIGIDGSGKTTQAHQLADALTAAGHPATYHRNAGGRRWLGRLAHRLGRPDAQRLVGRTGMLAVESALRWLAIAAALLACLTTGRIAVMDRYSACQYASIRAHGGQRWERLARLGYRIFPRPQVTFLLAVDPAEAYRRIEQRGTDHESMRYLTAADAAYRALPEYPTFVVVDAGRPPEEVSRQIRSHLMGWLAAADGGRPRAAAIPAPQAVVAAPGVEPVAAGG, translated from the coding sequence GTGTCCAGATCACCGGAGGCACGGCGCGGCAGGGCCCGATTGCGCGCCGTCGCCCTGATCGGCATCGACGGCTCGGGCAAGACCACCCAGGCGCACCAACTCGCCGACGCGCTCACCGCGGCGGGTCACCCCGCCACCTACCATCGCAACGCCGGCGGGCGGCGCTGGCTCGGCCGCCTCGCGCACCGCCTCGGCCGCCCGGACGCGCAGCGCCTCGTCGGGCGCACCGGCATGCTGGCCGTGGAGTCCGCGCTGCGCTGGCTCGCCATCGCCGCCGCCCTGCTCGCCTGCCTGACGACCGGCCGGATCGCGGTGATGGACCGCTACTCCGCCTGCCAGTACGCGAGCATCCGCGCGCACGGGGGCCAGCGCTGGGAGCGGCTGGCCCGGTTGGGTTACCGGATCTTCCCGCGGCCGCAGGTGACCTTCCTGCTGGCGGTCGACCCGGCGGAGGCGTACCGGCGGATCGAGCAGCGCGGGACCGACCACGAGAGCATGCGCTACCTGACCGCCGCGGACGCCGCGTACCGGGCCCTGCCGGAATATCCGACCTTCGTCGTGGTCGACGCGGGGCGCCCGCCCGAGGAGGTGTCCCGGCAGATCCGGTCCCACCTGATGGGCTGGCTCGCCGCCGCCGACGGGGGTCGACCCCGCGCCGCCGCGATCCCGGCTCCCCAGGCGGTGGTGGCCGCGCCCGGGGTGGAGCCGGTCGCGGCGGGCGGCTGA
- a CDS encoding MurR/RpiR family transcriptional regulator, producing MAKSPKISASHEPGGLIVHISGLLPSLSPAEQRVARLVVADPADAARRTITDLATAAETSEATVIRFCRSVGMDGYPQLRIRLAAEAARRVEPPDARVVGGDIPPGADLAQIIATIAFNDARAVEETAEQLDPAICEQVVEAIAGAGRIDVYGAGASGFVASDFQQKLHRIGRTAFYFPDVHTALTSAALLGRGDVAVGISHTGTTSDVIEVLEQARARGAATVALTNFPRSPITEVADFVLTTAARETTYRSGAMASRLAQLTVVDCLFVGVAARNRSRARKALEATAEAVQSHRVGSGRRRA from the coding sequence GTGGCGAAGAGTCCGAAGATTTCTGCGAGTCACGAGCCGGGTGGGCTGATCGTCCACATCAGCGGCCTGCTCCCGTCGTTGTCGCCGGCCGAGCAGCGGGTCGCCCGGCTGGTCGTCGCCGACCCGGCCGACGCCGCGCGTCGGACGATCACCGACCTCGCCACCGCCGCCGAGACATCCGAGGCGACCGTCATCCGGTTCTGCCGGTCGGTCGGCATGGACGGCTATCCACAGCTTCGGATCCGGCTCGCCGCCGAGGCCGCCCGCCGGGTCGAGCCGCCGGACGCCCGGGTCGTCGGCGGTGACATCCCGCCCGGCGCCGACCTCGCCCAGATCATCGCCACCATCGCGTTCAACGACGCGCGCGCCGTCGAGGAGACGGCCGAGCAGCTCGACCCGGCGATCTGCGAGCAGGTCGTCGAGGCGATCGCGGGCGCCGGCCGGATCGACGTCTACGGCGCCGGCGCCAGCGGCTTCGTCGCCTCGGACTTCCAGCAGAAGCTGCACCGCATCGGCCGCACCGCCTTCTACTTCCCCGACGTGCACACCGCGCTGACGTCGGCCGCTCTGCTCGGCCGCGGCGACGTCGCGGTCGGCATCTCGCACACCGGCACCACCTCCGACGTCATCGAGGTGCTGGAGCAGGCCCGGGCCCGGGGCGCGGCCACGGTGGCGCTGACCAACTTCCCCCGCTCGCCGATCACCGAGGTGGCCGACTTCGTGCTCACCACGGCGGCCCGCGAGACCACCTACCGCTCGGGCGCGATGGCGAGCCGGCTGGCCCAGCTCACCGTCGTCGACTGCCTCTTCGTCGGGGTGGCCGCGCGGAACCGGTCCCGGGCCAGGAAGGCCCTGGAAGCCACCGCCGAGGCGGTCCAGTCGCACCGCGTCGGCTCGGGACGGAGGCGGGCATGA
- a CDS encoding protein kinase domain-containing protein has product MSRHDGSEGAGLDIGVPGCVAATEIGRGGFGVVYRAWQPAFSRTVAVKVIATDSHSADSRTQFVREVRAMGRLSNHPHIVTVHEAGHTDAGNPYILMAYEEGGSVADRLARAAGPTGALPAAGDPPWGEAVAGVIAVAGALETAHQSGILHRDVKPENILVSRYGEAKLADFGLARPRDPDVGRSPVVTATVLHAAPEVLNGGEASVASDVYGLGSTLYAWLAGRPAFAPPRDRPPERVAAAITTDPVPDLRARGLPERLCAAVERAMAKHPRDRYPTAASFARDLQQVQRAAGLPVTNLVIGDVDLPVGWDETPGAAPAGRPALSLSARARAARAMSATVERRPSPRRASGRRRRPVAIALGVVLAAVATLTAGGSNGLPSPTAVDVSEGVDFGERELSAEPRRERVVVRNGGGRSLGMDRAQLDGAHHGDFAIFEDGCTGRSLPAGDSCAVTVSFIPGDVGARRAALRVVHSGGEYVVSLVGAGVRRPASRDDAPPGPCYADARQVGRSAFGHVDGLRAVSLKLYRSERCDAVMAYVWVWKQYRDNAGADGTWRIDLEIGAGPAGKGGRRSVAGQPFELWTEPVPVEGGCAAATATLSGGGASSVTLSTVPYCD; this is encoded by the coding sequence TTGAGCCGTCACGATGGCAGCGAGGGCGCCGGGCTGGACATCGGCGTTCCTGGGTGCGTGGCTGCCACGGAGATCGGTCGGGGCGGCTTCGGCGTCGTCTACCGGGCCTGGCAGCCGGCCTTCTCACGCACGGTGGCGGTCAAGGTGATCGCGACGGACTCCCACAGCGCGGACTCGCGCACCCAGTTCGTGCGCGAGGTCAGGGCGATGGGGCGCCTCTCCAACCATCCACACATCGTCACGGTGCACGAGGCGGGGCACACCGACGCGGGCAACCCGTACATCCTGATGGCCTACGAGGAGGGCGGCTCCGTCGCGGACCGCCTGGCCCGGGCCGCCGGCCCGACCGGCGCCCTGCCGGCGGCGGGCGACCCGCCGTGGGGCGAGGCCGTGGCCGGGGTGATCGCGGTCGCGGGGGCACTGGAGACGGCGCACCAGTCGGGCATCCTGCACCGCGACGTCAAACCCGAGAACATCCTCGTCTCGCGGTACGGCGAGGCCAAGCTGGCCGACTTCGGCCTGGCCCGGCCCCGGGACCCCGACGTCGGCCGGAGCCCGGTGGTGACGGCCACCGTGCTGCACGCCGCGCCGGAGGTCCTCAACGGCGGCGAGGCGTCGGTGGCCTCCGACGTGTACGGCCTCGGCTCGACGCTGTACGCCTGGCTCGCCGGACGGCCCGCGTTCGCGCCGCCGCGCGACCGCCCGCCGGAGCGGGTGGCCGCCGCCATCACCACCGACCCGGTGCCGGACCTGCGCGCTCGCGGCCTGCCCGAGCGGTTGTGCGCCGCCGTCGAGCGGGCCATGGCCAAGCACCCGCGGGACCGGTACCCCACCGCGGCGAGCTTCGCCCGCGACCTGCAACAGGTGCAGCGCGCCGCCGGCCTGCCCGTCACCAACCTGGTGATCGGCGACGTCGACCTGCCCGTCGGGTGGGACGAGACGCCGGGGGCCGCGCCGGCGGGGCGACCGGCGCTGTCGCTGAGCGCGCGGGCGCGGGCCGCCCGCGCGATGTCCGCCACGGTCGAGCGCCGGCCCTCGCCCCGACGGGCGTCCGGGCGGCGCCGCCGGCCGGTGGCGATCGCGCTCGGCGTCGTCCTGGCGGCGGTCGCGACGCTGACGGCCGGGGGCTCCAACGGCCTGCCCTCTCCGACGGCGGTCGACGTCAGCGAGGGCGTCGACTTCGGCGAGCGGGAGCTCAGCGCCGAGCCGCGCAGGGAGCGGGTGGTGGTCCGCAACGGCGGCGGCCGGTCGCTCGGGATGGACCGGGCCCAGCTCGACGGGGCGCACCACGGCGACTTCGCCATCTTTGAGGACGGCTGCACCGGGCGGTCGCTGCCCGCCGGTGACAGCTGCGCCGTCACGGTGTCGTTCATCCCGGGCGACGTCGGCGCCCGCCGGGCGGCGCTGCGGGTCGTGCACTCCGGGGGCGAGTACGTCGTCTCCCTCGTCGGGGCGGGCGTGCGCCGGCCCGCCAGCCGCGACGACGCCCCGCCGGGCCCCTGCTACGCGGACGCCCGCCAGGTCGGGCGGTCGGCGTTCGGGCACGTCGACGGATTGCGCGCGGTGTCGCTGAAGCTCTACCGGTCGGAACGGTGCGACGCCGTGATGGCCTACGTGTGGGTGTGGAAGCAGTACCGGGACAACGCGGGGGCCGACGGCACCTGGCGTATCGACCTCGAGATCGGCGCCGGGCCGGCCGGGAAGGGCGGCCGGCGTTCCGTGGCGGGCCAGCCCTTCGAGCTGTGGACCGAGCCGGTGCCGGTCGAGGGCGGCTGCGCGGCCGCGACGGCGACCCTCAGCGGCGGCGGGGCCTCGTCGGTCACCCTGAGTACCGTCCCCTACTGCGACTGA
- a CDS encoding sigma-70 family RNA polymerase sigma factor translates to MARNRATGASEGTVGNVDKNIGMRTDEVAEERDLVGVYLHEISRTPLLDAAKEVDLSKAIEAGLYAEHLLGEDRVPAGVDREDLERLVAEGERAKDLFIRANLRLVVSIARRYVRSGMPMLDLIQEGNTGLVRAVEKFDYERGYKFSTYATWWIRQAISRAIAQQERTVRLPVHLVEDVNRMRNVARQLTRELGSDPEPEQIAAALGVTVERVNELVRWSQDTVSLDTPVGDDGDTNLGDLVADSDAPSPEEIVLTGLERQRIEGLLNHLDDRSAGIMRARYGLEDGREHSLTEVASRFSLSRERIRQLEIQALGRLRELARAEGLQAA, encoded by the coding sequence ATGGCAAGGAACCGGGCAACCGGCGCGAGCGAGGGGACCGTGGGAAACGTGGACAAGAACATCGGCATGCGAACCGACGAGGTTGCCGAGGAGCGTGACCTGGTCGGCGTCTACCTTCACGAGATCTCCCGGACGCCACTGCTGGACGCCGCCAAGGAGGTCGATCTCTCCAAGGCCATCGAGGCCGGCCTCTACGCCGAGCACCTGCTCGGCGAGGACCGCGTCCCCGCCGGTGTCGACCGGGAGGACCTGGAGCGACTGGTCGCCGAGGGTGAGCGGGCCAAGGACCTGTTCATCCGGGCCAACCTGCGACTGGTCGTGTCGATCGCCCGCCGCTACGTGCGCTCGGGCATGCCCATGCTGGACCTGATCCAGGAGGGCAACACCGGCCTGGTGCGGGCGGTCGAGAAGTTCGACTACGAGCGCGGCTACAAGTTCTCCACCTACGCGACCTGGTGGATCCGTCAGGCCATCAGCCGGGCGATCGCCCAGCAGGAGCGTACGGTGCGCCTGCCGGTGCACCTGGTCGAGGACGTCAACCGGATGCGCAACGTGGCCCGGCAGCTCACCCGTGAGCTGGGCAGCGACCCGGAGCCGGAGCAGATCGCGGCGGCGCTCGGCGTCACCGTCGAGCGGGTCAACGAGCTGGTCCGCTGGTCGCAGGACACCGTGTCGCTGGACACCCCGGTGGGCGACGACGGCGACACCAACCTCGGCGACCTGGTCGCCGACAGCGACGCCCCGTCACCGGAGGAGATCGTCCTCACCGGCCTGGAGCGGCAGCGGATCGAGGGACTGCTCAACCACCTCGACGACCGGTCGGCCGGCATCATGCGGGCCCGCTACGGGTTGGAGGACGGTCGGGAGCACTCCCTGACCGAGGTGGCCTCGCGGTTCTCGCTCTCCCGGGAGCGGATCCGTCAGCTGGAGATCCAGGCGCTGGGCCGGCTCCGCGAGCTGGCCCGGGCCGAGGGGCTCCAGGCGGCCTGA
- a CDS encoding DUF6158 family protein — protein MMTGTTRQDEFGSPEQRMPEWDGDHVHDMASGETDTDGELLGVDPAELGDEDLVREMHSLHRTRLDTLRHAADSALANHLRRTAELETEYLARHPGREVDPSRLRDA, from the coding sequence ATGATGACCGGAACGACACGGCAGGACGAGTTCGGCAGCCCGGAGCAGCGGATGCCCGAGTGGGACGGCGACCACGTCCACGACATGGCCTCCGGCGAGACGGACACCGACGGTGAGCTGCTCGGCGTCGACCCCGCCGAGCTGGGCGACGAGGACCTCGTCCGCGAGATGCACAGCCTGCACCGCACGCGGCTGGACACGCTGCGGCACGCGGCCGACTCGGCGCTCGCCAACCACCTGCGCCGCACGGCGGAACTGGAGACCGAGTACCTCGCCCGGCATCCCGGGCGCGAGGTCGACCCGAGCCGTCTGCGGGACGCCTGA
- a CDS encoding DUF3817 domain-containing protein, with amino-acid sequence MGAALTRYRVIAWIVGVALILLVVIGMPMKYGFDNPILVETVGQAHGFLYMLYLVAAFDLSRRAGWPLKRMVLVMLAGTVPFVSFYAERRVSGWVTADRAERTPEPVAG; translated from the coding sequence GTGGGCGCAGCCCTGACCCGGTACCGCGTGATCGCCTGGATCGTCGGCGTGGCGCTGATCCTGTTGGTCGTGATCGGCATGCCGATGAAGTACGGCTTCGACAACCCGATCCTGGTGGAGACCGTGGGCCAGGCGCACGGCTTCCTCTACATGCTCTATCTGGTGGCCGCGTTCGACCTGTCCCGCCGGGCGGGCTGGCCGCTGAAGCGGATGGTCCTGGTCATGCTGGCCGGCACGGTGCCGTTCGTCTCCTTCTACGCCGAGCGCCGGGTCAGCGGCTGGGTGACCGCCGACCGGGCGGAGCGCACCCCGGAGCCGGTCGCCGGCTGA
- a CDS encoding C40 family peptidase has protein sequence MSSLRNTLRALLVAAVSAALVAPAVPVRAEPSPAELTRRIEKSSTELEHVVEAYNKLREEMKTNKAAVARVQSRIGPLEEETERSRADVGEMAVTAYKTGSNLTTVEALLRPGGSETMLDRLGMLDQLTRQRQQKIANFTGNQRRLLDEKTRLDVTLSRQAAQARQLTAAKKRIEGDLAELYELRRQAYGRATEKPAARPDSADDAPAISGRAGVAVRYAYGALGKPYVWGADGPNGYDCSGLTSAAWRAAGKSLPHNTRMQWDAVAHISRAELRPGDLVFYSGLGHVGLYVGGGQVIDAPSAGRNVLKRGMNLMPIQGYGRVR, from the coding sequence TTGTCGTCCCTCAGGAACACGCTGCGCGCCCTGCTCGTCGCCGCGGTGTCGGCCGCCCTGGTCGCGCCCGCGGTGCCCGTCCGGGCCGAACCGTCCCCCGCCGAACTGACCCGGCGGATCGAGAAGTCCTCCACGGAGCTGGAACACGTCGTCGAGGCGTACAACAAGCTCCGGGAGGAGATGAAGACCAACAAGGCGGCCGTGGCCCGGGTGCAGAGCCGGATCGGCCCGCTGGAGGAGGAGACCGAGCGGAGCCGGGCGGACGTCGGCGAGATGGCGGTGACCGCGTACAAGACCGGCAGCAACCTCACCACCGTCGAGGCGCTGCTGCGCCCGGGCGGGTCGGAGACCATGCTCGACCGGCTCGGCATGCTCGACCAGCTCACCCGGCAGCGACAGCAGAAGATCGCGAACTTCACGGGCAACCAGCGCCGGCTGCTCGACGAGAAGACCCGGTTGGACGTCACGCTGAGCCGGCAGGCCGCCCAGGCCCGCCAACTGACCGCCGCGAAGAAGCGGATCGAGGGCGACCTGGCGGAGCTCTACGAGCTGCGCCGCCAGGCGTACGGCCGGGCCACCGAGAAGCCGGCCGCCCGGCCCGACAGCGCGGACGACGCCCCGGCGATCTCCGGCCGCGCCGGCGTCGCCGTCCGGTACGCCTACGGCGCGCTCGGCAAGCCCTACGTCTGGGGCGCCGACGGGCCGAACGGCTACGACTGCTCGGGCCTGACCTCGGCGGCCTGGCGGGCGGCCGGCAAGTCGCTGCCGCACAACACCCGGATGCAGTGGGACGCCGTGGCCCACATCAGCCGTGCCGAGCTGCGCCCCGGCGACCTCGTCTTCTACAGCGGCCTCGGGCACGTGGGCCTCTACGTCGGTGGCGGCCAGGTGATCGACGCGCCCAGCGCGGGGCGCAACGTGCTCAAGCGGGGCATGAACCTGATGCCCATCCAGGGCTACGGTCGGGTCCGCTGA
- a CDS encoding FHA domain-containing protein, translating to MHSYFELHHDENAAIVPAVGDLLTIGRAPENELRVDSREVSRLHAVVERYPAGWCIRDLGSTNGTEVNGMPLRQARVLRDGDRITVGPARLVFRVPAGQSSTQTVPTAPALAPPELTRREHDVIEALCRPFVVGGTPFPQAPPLRALATELGLSESAVKKHLAHLYDKFGLRTREQRRRAWLAGEALRRGVVAAVESSS from the coding sequence ATGCACAGCTACTTCGAGCTGCACCACGACGAGAACGCCGCGATCGTTCCCGCCGTCGGCGACCTGCTGACCATCGGCCGTGCGCCCGAGAACGAACTGCGGGTCGACAGCAGGGAGGTGTCGCGTCTGCACGCCGTGGTGGAGCGCTACCCGGCCGGCTGGTGCATCCGCGACCTGGGCAGCACCAACGGCACCGAGGTCAACGGCATGCCCCTGCGGCAGGCGCGGGTCCTGCGCGACGGGGACCGGATCACCGTGGGGCCGGCGCGGCTGGTCTTCCGGGTGCCGGCCGGGCAGAGCAGCACGCAGACCGTCCCCACGGCTCCCGCGCTGGCGCCGCCGGAGCTGACCCGCCGGGAGCACGACGTGATCGAGGCGCTGTGCCGGCCGTTCGTCGTCGGCGGCACGCCGTTTCCCCAGGCGCCGCCGTTGCGCGCGCTGGCGACGGAGCTGGGCCTCAGCGAGAGCGCGGTCAAGAAGCACCTCGCGCACCTCTACGACAAGTTCGGGCTGCGGACCAGGGAGCAGCGCCGCAGGGCGTGGCTGGCCGGGGAGGCCCTCCGGCGCGGGGTGGTGGCGGCCGTCGAGTCGAGTTCCTGA
- a CDS encoding SDR family NAD(P)-dependent oxidoreductase encodes MADRSVLVTGGTGGLGGAVTAAFLEAGWRVVVPGRERPTSTEPAGGGPVRVVADLTDPAGAERAVAAAADDPAAPLRAVVNLVGGYAGGGLVHETPVEEFDRMLTLNLRPTLLVTRAALPRLVAAGGGAVVCVSSRAAVAPFPGAAGYVTAKAAVLAFANAVAVEYRAAGVRCNTVLPSVVDTPANRAAQPTADHSRWVTPADIAPVVRFLASDESAPTSGASIPVYGRA; translated from the coding sequence ATGGCGGATCGTAGTGTGCTGGTCACCGGCGGAACGGGCGGGCTGGGCGGGGCGGTCACCGCCGCCTTTCTTGAGGCGGGTTGGCGGGTGGTCGTACCCGGGCGGGAGCGGCCGACGTCGACGGAGCCGGCGGGGGGCGGGCCGGTCCGAGTGGTCGCGGACCTGACCGACCCGGCCGGCGCGGAGCGCGCGGTCGCGGCGGCCGCCGACGACCCGGCGGCGCCGCTGCGGGCCGTGGTCAACCTGGTCGGCGGATACGCCGGCGGCGGGCTGGTGCACGAGACGCCGGTCGAGGAGTTCGACCGGATGCTGACGCTCAACCTGCGGCCGACCCTGCTCGTCACCCGTGCGGCGCTGCCGCGCCTGGTCGCGGCCGGCGGCGGCGCGGTCGTCTGCGTCTCCTCCCGCGCGGCCGTCGCGCCCTTTCCCGGCGCCGCGGGCTACGTGACCGCCAAGGCCGCCGTGCTCGCCTTCGCCAACGCGGTGGCGGTGGAGTACCGGGCGGCCGGGGTCCGCTGCAACACCGTGCTGCCGAGCGTCGTCGACACCCCCGCGAACCGCGCGGCCCAACCCACCGCCGACCACTCGCGCTGGGTCACGCCGGCCGACATCGCGCCGGTGGTCCGCTTCCTCGCCTCCGACGAGTCCGCGCCGACCAGCGGCGCCAGCATCCCGGTCTACGGTCGCGCCTGA
- a CDS encoding DUF1360 domain-containing protein yields MTDVKEKVARLRRAYAPHEHRPLGGYLVSMGVYAGVAGALAGLVKVTGRQVPDRPATADVVLLGIATHKLSRLLAKDAVTSPLRAPFTRYDRPIGSGEVMEQVRDQGSSTRHAIGELLSCPFCLAVWVATGLTGGLVLSPRLTRLVATALTAVAASDFLQMAYAVAQRAAEGGGHDEE; encoded by the coding sequence GTGACCGACGTGAAGGAGAAGGTGGCGCGGTTACGCCGGGCGTACGCGCCGCACGAGCACCGGCCGCTCGGCGGCTACCTGGTGTCGATGGGCGTCTACGCCGGCGTGGCGGGCGCGCTCGCCGGCCTGGTCAAGGTGACGGGCCGGCAGGTGCCCGACCGGCCCGCCACGGCCGACGTGGTGCTGCTCGGCATCGCGACCCACAAGCTCAGCCGGCTGCTCGCCAAGGACGCGGTGACCAGCCCGCTGCGGGCGCCGTTCACCCGCTACGACCGGCCGATCGGCAGCGGCGAGGTGATGGAGCAGGTCCGCGACCAGGGCAGCAGCACCCGCCACGCGATCGGGGAGCTGCTGAGCTGCCCCTTCTGCCTGGCCGTCTGGGTCGCCACCGGGCTGACCGGCGGGCTGGTGCTGTCGCCCCGGCTGACCCGACTGGTCGCCACCGCGCTCACCGCCGTGGCCGCCTCGGACTTCCTGCAGATGGCGTACGCGGTGGCGCAGCGCGCCGCCGAGGGCGGCGGACACGACGAGGAGTGA
- a CDS encoding DUF6232 family protein translates to MDPQPATTRQARSPGATAGRNTLLYARPGIIVTVDRFTVGRNSWPVTELTHLETTRGPHDRVAVRAVVVTGAMLGGVGLLLGFTGGLQRLTAGAYLILGAVFLLPVLVAVVGDRWRPPAYELWGRRRGAQVLLFSSDDERQFGQVTRALRRAREMNRHGGWEDPLASADPWRPNR, encoded by the coding sequence ATGGACCCTCAGCCCGCCACGACACGACAGGCGCGGTCGCCGGGGGCGACCGCCGGACGAAACACCCTGCTCTACGCCCGGCCCGGGATCATCGTGACGGTCGACCGGTTCACCGTCGGGCGCAACAGTTGGCCGGTGACGGAACTGACCCACCTGGAGACCACCCGCGGGCCGCACGACCGGGTCGCCGTCCGCGCCGTCGTGGTCACGGGCGCCATGCTCGGCGGGGTCGGGCTGCTGCTCGGCTTCACCGGCGGGCTGCAACGGCTGACCGCCGGGGCGTACCTCATCCTGGGCGCGGTGTTCCTGCTGCCCGTGCTGGTCGCGGTGGTGGGGGACCGGTGGCGGCCGCCGGCGTACGAGCTGTGGGGCCGCCGGCGGGGCGCGCAGGTGCTGCTGTTCAGCAGCGACGACGAACGGCAGTTCGGCCAGGTCACCCGGGCCCTGCGCCGGGCCCGGGAGATGAACCGCCACGGCGGCTGGGAGGACCCGCTCGCCTCGGCCGACCCGTGGCGGCCGAACCGGTAG
- the murQ gene encoding N-acetylmuramic acid 6-phosphate etherase, which yields MTAEAVEPHDVTAPVAARPVIRVGAPTERRNPHSADLDLMSTRDVLAVINDADRRVPGAVADVLDEIAATVDLAVTALRGGHRVHYFGAGTSGRLGVIDAAELAPTFNSPRHWFCAHIAGGPDAMWRAVEDAEDDDRGGAAEAADCVRAGDLVVGLAASGRTPYVLGALAASRAKGASAVLLCANPEAEAARSVDVFIGVDTGPEVVTGSTRMKAGTAQKLVLNTFSTAVMVRLGRVYSNLMIDMVATNAKLRGRMISILMEATGCSEEVCRRALAEADGDMKTALVSLVSGAEMSAARAALARSADQVRGALALLAS from the coding sequence ATGACGGCCGAGGCGGTCGAACCGCACGACGTGACGGCCCCGGTGGCGGCCCGGCCGGTGATCCGGGTCGGCGCCCCCACGGAACGGCGCAACCCGCACAGCGCCGACCTCGACCTGATGTCGACCCGGGACGTCCTCGCCGTGATCAACGATGCCGACCGGCGGGTGCCCGGCGCCGTCGCCGACGTGCTGGACGAGATCGCCGCGACGGTGGACCTGGCGGTGACCGCGCTGCGCGGCGGCCACCGGGTGCACTACTTCGGCGCCGGCACGTCCGGCCGGCTCGGCGTGATCGACGCCGCCGAGCTCGCGCCGACCTTCAACTCGCCCCGCCACTGGTTCTGCGCGCACATCGCGGGCGGGCCGGACGCCATGTGGCGGGCCGTCGAGGACGCCGAGGACGACGACCGGGGCGGTGCGGCCGAGGCCGCCGACTGCGTACGGGCGGGGGACCTGGTGGTCGGGCTCGCCGCGAGCGGGCGCACCCCGTACGTCCTCGGGGCGCTCGCCGCGTCCCGGGCCAAGGGCGCCTCTGCCGTGCTGCTCTGTGCCAACCCGGAGGCGGAGGCCGCCCGGTCGGTGGACGTCTTCATCGGGGTGGACACCGGCCCCGAGGTCGTCACCGGGTCGACCCGGATGAAGGCGGGCACGGCGCAGAAGCTGGTGCTGAACACCTTCTCCACGGCCGTGATGGTGCGACTGGGCCGCGTCTACTCGAACCTCATGATCGACATGGTGGCCACCAACGCCAAGCTCCGCGGTCGGATGATCTCGATCCTGATGGAGGCGACCGGCTGCTCGGAGGAGGTCTGCCGGCGGGCCCTCGCCGAGGCCGACGGAGACATGAAGACGGCGCTCGTCTCGCTCGTCTCCGGGGCGGAGATGTCGGCCGCCCGGGCTGCCCTCGCCCGCTCCGCCGACCAGGTCCGCGGCGCCCTGGCCCTCCTGGCGTCCTAG
- a CDS encoding 3-deoxy-7-phosphoheptulonate synthase encodes MPTVTTPETDRVSDQRIDRVVPLTTPALLHHELPLDDTLASAVLAGRRAVGRVLDRADDRLLVVVGPCSVHDPAAALDYARRLRVAADRVADDLLVVMRVYFEKPRSTVGWKGLINDPGLDGSGDVNGGLRTARALLLDVLRLGLPVGCEFLDPITPQYIADTVAWGAIGARTVESQVHRQLASGLSMPIGMKNRPDGSIGTAVDAIRAAGVPHVFPGIDVSGTPAIMHTRGNADGHLVLRGGGGRPNYDAESVAGALELLRAAGLPERLVVDASHANSGKDHRNQPKVAADVAAQLAAGQRGIVGIMLESFLLPGRQDLDPTRELTYGQSVTDACIGWETTEEVLTHLAAAVRGRRRTPAPAPA; translated from the coding sequence ATGCCCACCGTGACGACCCCGGAGACCGATCGGGTCAGCGATCAGCGGATCGACCGCGTCGTGCCGCTGACCACCCCGGCCCTGCTGCACCACGAGCTGCCCCTGGACGACACGCTCGCCTCGGCCGTGCTGGCCGGCCGGCGCGCCGTCGGTCGGGTGCTGGACCGCGCCGACGACCGCCTGCTGGTGGTGGTCGGCCCGTGCTCGGTGCACGACCCGGCCGCCGCGCTCGACTACGCCCGCCGGCTGCGCGTCGCCGCCGACCGGGTCGCCGACGACCTGCTGGTGGTGATGCGGGTCTACTTCGAGAAGCCGCGCTCCACGGTGGGTTGGAAGGGCCTGATCAACGACCCGGGGCTGGACGGATCGGGCGACGTCAACGGCGGCCTGCGTACGGCTCGCGCGCTGCTGCTCGACGTGCTGCGCCTCGGCCTGCCGGTGGGCTGCGAGTTCCTCGACCCGATCACGCCGCAGTACATCGCCGACACCGTGGCCTGGGGGGCGATCGGCGCCCGTACGGTCGAGAGCCAGGTGCACCGGCAGCTCGCCTCCGGCCTGTCGATGCCGATCGGCATGAAGAACCGCCCGGACGGCAGCATCGGCACCGCCGTGGACGCGATCCGGGCCGCCGGGGTGCCGCACGTCTTCCCCGGCATCGACGTCTCCGGAACGCCGGCGATCATGCACACCCGGGGCAACGCCGACGGGCACCTGGTGCTGCGTGGCGGGGGCGGCCGTCCCAACTACGACGCGGAGTCGGTGGCCGGCGCGCTGGAGCTGCTGCGGGCAGCCGGCCTGCCCGAGCGCCTGGTGGTGGACGCGAGCCACGCCAACAGCGGCAAGGACCACCGCAACCAGCCGAAGGTGGCGGCGGACGTGGCCGCCCAGCTCGCCGCCGGGCAACGCGGCATCGTCGGGATCATGTTGGAGAGCTTCCTGCTCCCCGGCCGCCAGGACCTCGATCCGACCCGCGAGCTGACCTACGGCCAGTCGGTCACCGACGCCTGCATCGGCTGGGAGACGACGGAGGAGGTCCTGACCCACCTGGCCGCCGCCGTGCGTGGCCGCCGCCGCACCCCGGCACCGGCCCCCGCCTGA